Proteins from a single region of Sporosarcina sp. P33:
- a CDS encoding LysM peptidoglycan-binding domain-containing protein, with translation MQIHVVSQGESLYKIGKIYGVPYEQIAEANELESDTRLAVGQALVIPIVGSYYWVRPGDSLYLIAQRFGLTVARLAEINSINPSSRLMIGQRLYIPQEVKTPIDSLLYVEPRTPVSQDMLAEVRRRVDGLTYLAMFSYEVQRDGSLKAPSLADIPAIASNAGAVNMMVLSNLENFSFSAELGHVLFTDLEAQNRMIQNAIKIAKEVGYNDIHFDFELLFPEDRELYNQLLRNARDQIHKAGLTLSTALAPKAGEVTTGIYGAHDYKAHGEIVDFVTLMTYEWGYTYSAPQAVSPIGPVSKVVEYAVSQIPREKIFLGQNLYGYDWSAPFGQPDSKAAAALSPRAATNLAIEVNAAIEYDALAQAPHFTYYDAEGTQHEVWFEDARSINAKFNLLKQFRLRGIMYWKLGLAFPQNWLLLEDRFTVRKR, from the coding sequence ATGCAGATTCATGTAGTTTCACAAGGGGAGAGCTTATACAAAATCGGTAAAATATACGGCGTTCCGTACGAGCAAATTGCGGAAGCGAATGAATTAGAAAGCGACACGCGACTTGCAGTGGGACAAGCGCTTGTCATTCCGATTGTCGGCTCATATTATTGGGTGCGGCCTGGAGACAGTCTGTATTTGATTGCTCAGCGATTCGGATTAACCGTCGCACGACTGGCGGAAATTAATTCGATTAATCCTTCCTCACGATTGATGATCGGTCAGCGGCTGTACATCCCTCAGGAAGTCAAAACGCCAATTGACTCGTTACTGTATGTAGAACCGAGAACCCCGGTCAGTCAGGACATGCTGGCTGAAGTGCGCAGACGCGTGGATGGACTGACTTATTTGGCGATGTTCAGTTATGAAGTCCAGCGGGACGGCTCACTGAAGGCGCCCAGTCTGGCAGATATTCCGGCTATCGCCAGCAATGCAGGGGCTGTAAATATGATGGTGCTAAGCAATCTTGAGAATTTTTCGTTCAGTGCAGAATTGGGGCATGTCCTATTCACTGATCTTGAAGCACAGAACCGGATGATTCAAAATGCTATAAAAATCGCCAAAGAAGTCGGCTATAATGATATTCATTTCGATTTTGAATTACTGTTCCCTGAAGACAGAGAATTATATAACCAGTTATTGCGTAATGCACGGGACCAGATTCACAAAGCTGGTCTTACACTTTCTACAGCGCTGGCCCCAAAGGCAGGAGAAGTGACGACAGGAATATATGGCGCGCATGATTATAAAGCACATGGAGAGATTGTGGATTTCGTTACACTGATGACCTACGAATGGGGTTACACATACAGTGCACCGCAAGCCGTCAGCCCCATTGGACCGGTTTCAAAAGTTGTAGAATATGCAGTGAGTCAGATCCCGCGGGAGAAAATTTTTTTAGGCCAGAATTTATACGGCTATGATTGGTCTGCTCCGTTTGGTCAGCCGGACAGTAAAGCTGCCGCGGCGCTCAGTCCCAGAGCAGCGACTAACTTGGCAATCGAGGTAAACGCGGCAATAGAATATGATGCGCTGGCGCAGGCACCGCATTTTACGTACTACGATGCAGAAGGCACACAACATGAAGTATGGTTTGAAGATGCAAGGAGCATTAATGCGAAATTTAATCTGTTAAAACAATTCAGACTGCGCGGCATCATGTACTGGAAACTCGGACTTGCGTTTCCGCAAAACTGGCTGCTGCTTGAAGATCGGTTCACTGTGCGAAAACGGTAA
- the gdhA gene encoding NADP-specific glutamate dehydrogenase — translation MTKIGEVDYNNRKRANDYVHEVYELVKKRNPDEKEFLQATREIFDSLRPVFAKHPEFMSNGILERITEPERIISFRVAWEDDKGKVHVNRGFRVQFNSDLGPYKGGLRFHPSVNNSIMKFLAFEQIFKNALTGQPIGAGKGGSDFDPKGKSDREIMRFTQSFMTELSRHIGPDIDVPAGDIGVGKREIGYLFGQYNRIKGGYEAGILTGKNPDHGGSLGRKEATGYGTVYFVDEMLKENGLSFEGQTVVVSGSGNVSTYAMEKAMQLGAKVVACSDSDGYIYDKNGIDLDLVKELKEVGNKRIWEYTKEHLEAEYHADCTAIWSIPCDIALPCATQNEIDEIAAHMLIANGVKAVGEGANMPCTIEAIEIFQEHNVLFAPAKAANAGGVAVSAMEMSQNSQRLSWSEEQVDMHLKEVMQNIYRDCKNAANDYGKPGNLVMGANVAGFLRVADAMVAHGIR, via the coding sequence ATGACAAAGATTGGTGAAGTAGATTATAACAATCGTAAACGAGCAAATGATTACGTTCATGAAGTATATGAACTGGTAAAGAAAAGAAATCCAGATGAAAAGGAATTTTTACAGGCAACAAGAGAAATATTCGATTCCCTTCGTCCGGTCTTTGCCAAGCATCCCGAATTTATGTCAAACGGTATTCTTGAGCGCATTACAGAACCTGAACGAATCATTTCATTCCGCGTAGCTTGGGAAGATGATAAAGGGAAAGTTCACGTCAATAGAGGTTTCCGCGTTCAATTCAACAGCGATCTTGGACCTTATAAAGGCGGATTGCGTTTTCACCCATCCGTCAATAACAGTATTATGAAATTCCTGGCTTTCGAGCAAATATTCAAAAATGCCTTAACCGGACAGCCGATAGGCGCAGGTAAAGGCGGCTCGGACTTCGATCCAAAAGGAAAGTCAGATCGTGAAATCATGCGTTTTACACAAAGCTTCATGACGGAACTGAGCAGACATATCGGTCCGGATATTGACGTGCCGGCAGGAGATATCGGTGTGGGCAAACGTGAAATCGGCTATTTATTTGGCCAGTATAATCGTATTAAAGGCGGCTATGAGGCCGGTATCCTTACAGGAAAGAATCCGGATCACGGCGGCAGCTTGGGCCGGAAAGAAGCGACGGGCTATGGTACGGTGTATTTCGTGGATGAGATGCTGAAAGAAAACGGACTTTCATTTGAAGGCCAGACAGTTGTCGTGTCAGGTTCAGGAAATGTTTCGACGTATGCAATGGAAAAAGCTATGCAGCTTGGTGCAAAGGTCGTTGCGTGCAGTGATTCTGACGGTTATATTTATGATAAAAACGGCATTGATCTGGATCTGGTGAAAGAACTGAAAGAAGTCGGCAATAAACGGATTTGGGAATATACAAAAGAGCATTTAGAAGCAGAATACCATGCGGATTGCACAGCAATTTGGTCAATCCCTTGTGATATTGCACTTCCATGTGCGACACAAAATGAAATTGATGAAATTGCAGCGCATATGCTGATCGCTAATGGAGTTAAAGCGGTTGGGGAAGGTGCGAATATGCCTTGTACAATTGAAGCCATTGAAATATTCCAAGAGCACAATGTATTATTTGCTCCTGCAAAAGCTGCCAATGCGGGCGGTGTTGCTGTTTCAGCGATGGAAATGTCTCAAAACAGCCAGCGACTGTCGTGGTCAGAAGAGCAAGTAGATATGCACCTGAAAGAAGTCATGCAGAATATTTACAGAGACTGCAAGAATGCAGCAAATGATTACGGCAAGCCAGGCAATTTAGTCATGGGCGCCAATGTGGCGGGCTTCCTTCGTGTAGCTGACGCAATGGTTGCACACGGCATTAGATAA
- the hisZ gene encoding ATP phosphoribosyltransferase regulatory subunit, with protein MYSEILGNEHEKHEKIIGTLSKRFTTYGYKRIKTSAFEQYDLYSNVRTSINQNEMIKVIDYTGEVLVLRPDVTIPLTQQLVQMHDSLPEEMRYYYVQEVFRQTFQENERIGKTQAGVEYYCKSTPAADAETIMLACHSLRDVGFTDVKIEIGYAGFFNELIADSDMTAEQTAELKTLIQAKNVVEIGPFLQRLPIASDIKEVLEQLPLLYGAPEAVFDRLKNLHVSESAQQAIDYLQQTCNIVELYGLKKHIVIDLGLINHMGYYSGIIFQGYVENFGKPVLMGGRYDALSEEFGKALPAIGFACEIESLVKASSNKELKERYSMDITVLYEESRIKYAIDITNELRERDYRVISKPMNEPVPAEDSLYTIRLTEQQNKLADQEEEKEFIDFKQLLDFIASKKGVPEWII; from the coding sequence TTGTACTCTGAAATTCTAGGCAATGAACACGAGAAACATGAAAAAATCATCGGCACATTGAGCAAACGTTTCACTACATATGGCTATAAGCGCATCAAAACATCAGCGTTTGAGCAATACGATTTGTATTCCAATGTCCGTACATCCATCAATCAAAATGAAATGATTAAAGTAATTGATTATACGGGGGAAGTGCTCGTATTACGTCCAGATGTGACAATCCCGCTGACACAGCAGCTTGTTCAAATGCACGACAGCCTTCCGGAAGAAATGCGGTATTATTACGTTCAGGAAGTTTTCCGACAGACATTCCAGGAAAATGAACGGATCGGCAAGACGCAGGCAGGAGTCGAGTACTATTGCAAGAGTACGCCCGCAGCAGATGCTGAAACGATTATGCTGGCGTGCCACTCGTTGCGCGACGTCGGTTTCACGGATGTAAAAATTGAAATCGGCTATGCGGGATTCTTCAATGAATTAATTGCGGATTCGGACATGACAGCTGAACAGACAGCAGAACTGAAAACATTAATTCAAGCAAAGAATGTGGTAGAGATCGGACCGTTTTTGCAGCGGCTTCCGATCGCTTCAGATATCAAAGAAGTGCTGGAGCAGCTGCCGCTATTATATGGAGCACCCGAAGCCGTTTTTGACAGGCTGAAAAACTTACACGTCAGTGAATCTGCACAGCAGGCGATCGATTATTTGCAGCAAACATGCAATATTGTGGAGCTGTACGGCTTGAAAAAGCATATTGTCATCGATCTTGGATTGATTAACCATATGGGCTATTATTCGGGCATCATTTTCCAAGGATATGTAGAGAATTTCGGGAAACCGGTACTGATGGGCGGCCGTTACGATGCGCTTAGCGAAGAGTTCGGCAAGGCACTTCCGGCGATCGGCTTCGCTTGTGAAATCGAGTCATTAGTGAAAGCCTCGTCCAATAAAGAACTGAAAGAACGTTATAGTATGGACATAACCGTCTTGTATGAAGAGAGCCGCATTAAATATGCAATCGATATAACAAATGAGCTAAGAGAACGTGACTACCGTGTGATATCGAAGCCTATGAATGAGCCTGTGCCTGCAGAAGACAGCCTGTATACAATCCGGCTGACCGAGCAGCAAAATAAATTAGCGGATCAGGAAGAAGAGAAGGAGTTCATCGACTTCAAACAACTGCTCGATTTTATCGCAAGCAAGAAAGGGGTGCCTGAATGGATTATTTAA
- a CDS encoding YetF domain-containing protein, which produces MDEFWELAFWEMTLRTVISFVVLLILARFMGKKQVSQLTFFHYVTGITIGSIAADLAGESETPFLNGLYGMILWALLTILANFLSFKSIKLRVLLDDKPMIVIQNGKIIEGSLRKLRLSFNDLNMMLREQSVFSVKDVNFAIFETNGNLSVLLKAGEEPATKKDVKAAVTPPKYIPTEIITDGKVEEKNMRELKLTDVWLTEQLKKQGISKPEHVFYAEIQTDGSLYINSLKSP; this is translated from the coding sequence ATTGATGAATTTTGGGAATTGGCTTTTTGGGAGATGACGCTGCGTACAGTCATTTCATTTGTCGTGCTGCTCATTTTGGCACGATTTATGGGGAAGAAGCAAGTGTCCCAGCTGACATTTTTTCATTATGTGACAGGCATCACGATCGGTTCGATTGCAGCCGATTTGGCAGGAGAGTCTGAAACTCCATTTTTGAACGGACTGTATGGCATGATCTTATGGGCATTGCTGACAATTTTAGCTAATTTTTTATCGTTTAAATCCATTAAGCTCCGTGTGCTGCTTGACGACAAGCCGATGATTGTCATTCAAAATGGGAAAATTATCGAAGGTTCTTTGCGAAAATTACGGTTAAGTTTTAATGATTTGAATATGATGCTGCGTGAGCAATCAGTATTTTCCGTGAAAGACGTCAATTTTGCTATTTTTGAAACAAACGGCAATTTAAGCGTCCTGCTGAAAGCGGGTGAAGAACCTGCCACGAAGAAAGATGTAAAAGCAGCTGTCACGCCGCCGAAATATATTCCAACAGAAATTATTACGGACGGCAAAGTAGAAGAGAAGAATATGCGTGAATTGAAACTGACCGACGTCTGGCTGACAGAGCAGCTAAAAAAGCAAGGCATATCCAAACCTGAACATGTATTTTATGCGGAAATTCAGACAGACGGCAGTTTATATATCAATTCATTAAAGTCGCCATAA
- a CDS encoding YdcF family protein: MKRRWMIALLIFTAAGMGLFWMMPGEWIKQAQQMKADGSYEYAVILGAKVNGETPSLSLRYRLESALDYATRYPHVKLVLSGGQGKDEEISEAEAMHRYLTENGIAKDRLLLEDQSVSTYENLQFSQKLIPEVSGVTIISSDYHLARARFLARQLGWESDVIAAKTPESVKAKVVVRERLALLKTWLFKK; encoded by the coding sequence ATGAAAAGAAGATGGATGATCGCACTGCTGATATTCACTGCAGCGGGAATGGGGTTGTTTTGGATGATGCCGGGAGAATGGATAAAGCAGGCACAACAAATGAAAGCAGATGGATCGTATGAATATGCGGTCATTCTTGGCGCCAAAGTAAATGGAGAAACGCCATCGCTTTCATTGCGGTATCGGCTGGAAAGTGCTTTGGATTATGCAACGCGATATCCTCATGTGAAATTAGTACTCTCCGGAGGACAGGGGAAAGATGAAGAAATTAGCGAAGCTGAAGCAATGCACCGCTATCTGACAGAGAACGGTATTGCGAAGGACCGATTATTGCTGGAAGATCAGTCCGTTTCCACTTATGAAAATCTGCAGTTCAGTCAGAAGCTCATTCCTGAAGTGTCCGGCGTGACGATTATCAGCAGTGACTACCATTTGGCGAGAGCAAGATTTCTTGCGCGGCAGCTTGGATGGGAATCTGATGTCATTGCGGCCAAAACACCTGAATCGGTGAAAGCAAAAGTGGTAGTCAGGGAACGCCTCGCTTTGTTGAAAACGTGGCTGTTCAAAAAATAG
- the metA gene encoding homoserine O-succinyltransferase codes for MPINIPKHLPAGELLKKEKIFIMDEERAVAQDIRPINILILNLMPEKEKTELQLLRLLGNTPLQVNVTFLNTATYVSKNVSQNHLETFYTTFEHVKHRRFDGMIITGAPVELMEFEDVVYWKELEEIMDWTKTNVTSVLHICWGAQAALYHHYGINKFELPKKCFGVFSHDITDATVNLARGFNDVYVAPHSRHTGVSLEEIKKHPDLTLLSASEDAGAFIVISNDSKHIMVTGHLEYDAHTLAEEYARDVQKGADIDVPENYFPNDDPTKEPKNTWRSHTHLLFSNWLNYYVYQKTPYVWN; via the coding sequence ATGCCAATTAATATACCGAAACATCTGCCGGCAGGAGAGTTATTGAAGAAAGAGAAAATTTTTATTATGGACGAAGAACGTGCGGTCGCACAGGATATCCGTCCGATAAATATTCTGATATTAAATTTAATGCCTGAAAAAGAAAAAACGGAACTGCAGTTGCTCCGTTTGCTGGGAAATACTCCTTTGCAAGTAAATGTTACATTCTTGAATACAGCTACGTATGTTTCCAAAAATGTCAGCCAGAATCATCTGGAAACGTTTTATACGACATTTGAACATGTGAAACACCGCCGTTTTGACGGCATGATTATAACCGGCGCACCAGTCGAACTGATGGAATTTGAAGATGTTGTCTATTGGAAAGAGTTAGAGGAAATTATGGATTGGACGAAAACGAATGTTACTTCCGTCCTGCATATATGCTGGGGCGCACAAGCGGCACTTTATCATCACTACGGTATTAACAAGTTTGAATTGCCAAAGAAATGTTTCGGTGTGTTTTCACATGATATTACTGATGCGACGGTGAATCTCGCCCGCGGATTTAATGACGTTTACGTGGCACCGCATTCCCGTCACACAGGTGTTTCATTGGAAGAAATTAAAAAACATCCTGATTTGACTTTGCTTTCAGCTTCTGAAGATGCGGGTGCATTTATTGTGATTTCCAATGATTCTAAACATATTATGGTGACGGGTCATTTAGAATATGATGCCCATACGCTGGCAGAAGAATATGCACGGGATGTACAAAAGGGAGCGGACATTGACGTTCCAGAAAACTATTTCCCGAATGACGACCCGACAAAAGAACCGAAAAACACATGGCGTTCACACACGCATTTATTGTTCTCAAATTGGCTCAATTATTATGTATACCAAAAAACGCCATATGTCTGGAATTAA
- a CDS encoding histidinol-phosphatase HisJ family protein: MFDYHMHSAFSADCEVPMEEMAKASIAKGLSEICFTDHIDYEYPDETIHFDFDKLEYAKKIRQLNEQFNGQLTIKKGVEIGLQPDLLHLYEELMDEHSFDFVICSLHTVENKSLHYRELFEDRSTEAAFETYYKELLYCVQHYKRYNVLGHTDLIKRYTDQPPANLFHDYLEKIFNTIIPEGKGIELNTSGTRYGLPHNMPSEDILRLYKQCGGEIITLGSDAHKTADIAYEFKESLELFQSIGFNYLATFTEGEPEFHKISAL; the protein is encoded by the coding sequence ATGTTTGATTATCATATGCACAGTGCATTTTCGGCAGATTGCGAAGTACCGATGGAAGAGATGGCCAAAGCTTCGATTGCCAAAGGACTCAGTGAAATTTGCTTTACCGATCATATTGATTATGAATATCCCGACGAAACTATTCACTTCGATTTTGACAAACTGGAATACGCAAAAAAAATACGGCAGTTGAATGAACAATTCAACGGTCAATTGACCATTAAAAAAGGTGTCGAAATTGGACTGCAGCCTGATTTACTTCATCTCTACGAAGAATTAATGGACGAGCACAGCTTTGATTTTGTTATCTGCTCGCTGCATACAGTAGAAAATAAATCGCTTCATTACCGCGAACTGTTCGAAGACCGCTCCACGGAAGCTGCTTTTGAAACGTATTATAAGGAGCTGCTGTATTGTGTCCAGCACTATAAGCGGTACAATGTATTGGGACATACGGACTTGATCAAACGCTACACCGATCAGCCGCCAGCCAATCTATTTCATGATTATTTAGAAAAGATCTTCAATACCATTATACCAGAAGGCAAAGGGATTGAACTCAATACTTCAGGCACACGTTACGGGCTGCCGCATAACATGCCAAGTGAAGATATTTTGCGCCTCTATAAGCAATGCGGCGGCGAAATCATTACGCTCGGTTCTGATGCACATAAAACTGCTGATATTGCGTATGAATTTAAAGAATCACTGGAGCTGTTTCAGTCCATCGGCTTCAATTATCTGGCTACTTTCACAGAAGGCGAACCAGAATTCCATAAAATCTCTGCTTTATAA
- a CDS encoding HAD family phosphatase, with protein sequence MKVAIFDFDGTLYKEETFKLLMDQLKKHPVHKKYYGKFYRSILPLYIRYKLNILPESKMKERSMMLYLQALESLTLTELKGFFTGMQDVMMADFNEQVVSRLAKHRKEGYRVLLVSGAYTPFLTAVTSHLTFDTIIGTDIPSTGEHIAMDQPFLHIQGTRKTEQINYALRGESVDWAGSFAYGDSISDLPVLERVGHPVAVRPDEKLRAVAKKRNWEIL encoded by the coding sequence ATGAAAGTTGCGATTTTTGATTTTGACGGTACATTGTACAAAGAAGAAACGTTTAAATTATTGATGGATCAATTAAAAAAACATCCGGTCCACAAAAAATACTATGGGAAATTTTATCGTTCCATCCTGCCGCTTTATATCCGGTATAAATTAAATATTCTTCCTGAAAGCAAAATGAAAGAACGTTCCATGATGCTCTATCTGCAGGCACTCGAATCATTAACACTTACGGAGCTAAAAGGGTTTTTCACCGGCATGCAGGACGTCATGATGGCGGACTTTAATGAGCAAGTCGTCAGCCGCCTGGCAAAACACCGCAAAGAAGGTTACCGCGTGTTACTCGTTTCAGGTGCATATACACCTTTTTTAACTGCAGTTACCAGTCATTTGACATTCGATACAATCATCGGTACGGACATCCCGTCAACTGGAGAACATATCGCAATGGATCAGCCGTTTTTACATATTCAGGGCACAAGAAAAACCGAGCAAATCAATTATGCCCTGCGAGGAGAGAGCGTCGACTGGGCCGGCAGCTTCGCTTACGGGGACAGCATTTCGGATCTGCCCGTCCTGGAGCGGGTCGGGCATCCCGTGGCTGTTCGTCCTGACGAGAAACTCAGAGCTGTTGCAAAGAAACGGAACTGGGAGATTTTATAA
- a CDS encoding spore coat protein codes for MQGEQVPPSMNHGGHELFDVHEVLNAAVGALNQSMILRPHVQDPELLDILDRQYRFMLDEYNITVECFKSGKDPSHPTQRYQMKAGSDFVYGIKEKAPSKPIHSTSEITDEIISGFLLGAAKEGATGKTAASLEVCNPVVRRVLADSVANCIEMAYELAIYQNKHQYYQVPQLNTHDMQMLLNSFAPFQGQPAMPKNLQ; via the coding sequence ATGCAGGGCGAACAGGTTCCCCCATCGATGAATCATGGCGGTCATGAATTATTTGATGTTCATGAAGTTCTAAATGCAGCAGTGGGAGCTTTGAATCAATCAATGATTCTGCGTCCTCATGTACAGGACCCCGAACTTCTGGATATTCTGGACCGCCAATACCGGTTTATGCTGGACGAATACAATATTACCGTCGAATGCTTCAAATCAGGCAAAGACCCTTCTCATCCGACCCAGCGTTACCAAATGAAGGCAGGCAGCGACTTTGTCTACGGCATAAAGGAAAAAGCCCCTTCCAAGCCAATCCACTCCACAAGTGAAATCACTGATGAGATCATATCCGGGTTCTTGCTTGGGGCTGCCAAAGAAGGCGCGACAGGCAAGACAGCCGCTTCATTGGAAGTATGTAACCCTGTTGTCCGCCGGGTACTTGCCGATTCTGTAGCGAACTGTATTGAAATGGCCTATGAATTGGCGATTTATCAAAACAAGCATCAGTATTACCAAGTGCCGCAGCTGAATACGCATGATATGCAGATGCTATTGAATTCATTCGCCCCATTTCAAGGTCAGCCAGCCATGCCCAAAAACCTTCAATAA
- a CDS encoding thioredoxin family protein: MKKLESMEQFEQLKTEERVIFLFTADWCPDCRVIEPFLPALETEFAEYQFISVDRDDFIDLCSQLDIFGIPSFVAFSEGKETGRFVSKNRKTKEEIEEFINSLT; encoded by the coding sequence ATGAAAAAGCTAGAATCCATGGAGCAATTTGAGCAACTTAAAACAGAAGAACGAGTGATTTTTTTGTTCACCGCTGATTGGTGCCCTGACTGCCGGGTGATTGAACCATTCTTACCTGCATTGGAAACGGAATTCGCCGAATATCAATTTATCTCTGTAGACCGCGACGACTTCATTGATCTTTGCAGCCAGCTTGATATATTCGGAATCCCGAGCTTCGTTGCATTCAGTGAAGGCAAAGAAACTGGCCGATTTGTCAGTAAAAACCGTAAAACAAAAGAAGAGATCGAAGAGTTTATTAATAGTTTAACGTAA
- a CDS encoding AbrB/MazE/SpoVT family DNA-binding domain-containing protein, producing MKSLGIVRKVDHLGRIVIPKELRNTLLIDKGDPIEIFAEDDRIILRKYQVNRACFITGEVLDENKELSNGFFISPQGAKILLEQLKDFT from the coding sequence ATGAAGTCTTTAGGCATTGTTCGTAAAGTTGATCATCTCGGCAGAATTGTGATTCCAAAAGAACTTCGAAATACTTTGCTGATTGATAAGGGAGACCCTATCGAGATTTTCGCAGAGGATGACCGGATTATTCTGAGAAAATACCAAGTCAATAGAGCTTGTTTCATTACTGGTGAAGTACTGGACGAAAATAAAGAGTTATCAAATGGCTTTTTCATCAGTCCGCAAGGCGCCAAAATCCTTTTGGAACAGCTGAAAGATTTCACGTAA
- a CDS encoding argininosuccinate synthase, translating into MEKKKVVLAYSGGLDTSVAIQWLTEQGYNVVAVCLDVGEGKDLEFIKEKALTVGAVSSYVIDAREEFAQDFVLLSLQAQTYYENKYPLVSALSRPLISKKLVEIAHKEHATAVAHGCTGKGNDQVRFEVAIKSLDPSLEVIAPVRSWSWSREEEIHYAQQHNIPIPIDLDNPYSVDQNLWGRANECGILEDPWATPPEDAFGLTVSIENAPDTADIIEIGFEQGVPVTIDGEKYLLSELITKLNEIAGKHGVGRIDHVENRLVGIKSREVYEAPGAITLLKAHKELEDLTLVKELAHFKPIISQKLGELIYNGLWFSPLRNALEAFIKETQQYVTGTVRIKLFKGHALVEGRKSPNSLYDEKLATYTSDDEFDQAAAVGFIKLWGLPTEVHSMVNKKQLIKQS; encoded by the coding sequence ATGGAAAAGAAAAAAGTTGTTTTAGCCTATTCAGGCGGTTTAGACACATCAGTTGCGATTCAATGGTTAACGGAGCAAGGATATAACGTAGTAGCGGTTTGCCTGGATGTCGGAGAAGGTAAAGATCTCGAATTCATCAAGGAAAAAGCGCTCACGGTTGGCGCGGTCAGCAGCTATGTTATTGATGCTCGAGAAGAATTCGCACAGGATTTCGTCCTTCTTTCTTTGCAGGCTCAAACGTATTATGAAAATAAATACCCGCTCGTTTCTGCGTTATCGCGTCCGCTTATCTCTAAGAAGTTAGTCGAGATCGCACATAAAGAGCACGCAACGGCTGTTGCACATGGCTGCACAGGAAAAGGAAATGACCAAGTCCGTTTTGAAGTGGCGATTAAATCACTTGACCCTTCATTGGAAGTTATAGCGCCTGTCCGTTCATGGAGCTGGTCACGTGAGGAAGAAATTCATTATGCACAGCAGCATAATATTCCTATCCCAATTGATCTGGACAATCCATACTCAGTGGATCAAAATTTATGGGGACGTGCCAATGAATGCGGAATTCTGGAAGATCCTTGGGCTACACCGCCGGAAGATGCATTTGGTTTAACTGTATCTATTGAAAATGCGCCGGATACCGCTGATATCATTGAGATCGGTTTCGAGCAAGGTGTCCCTGTTACGATTGACGGAGAGAAGTATTTGCTCAGTGAATTGATTACGAAGCTGAATGAAATCGCAGGCAAACATGGCGTTGGACGTATTGATCATGTGGAAAATCGTCTCGTCGGTATTAAATCGCGTGAAGTGTATGAAGCGCCAGGGGCTATCACATTACTGAAAGCCCATAAAGAGCTGGAAGATTTGACGCTCGTAAAAGAATTAGCGCACTTTAAACCAATCATTTCGCAAAAGCTAGGGGAATTAATCTATAACGGATTATGGTTCTCGCCGCTCCGCAATGCACTGGAAGCGTTCATCAAAGAAACGCAGCAGTACGTTACTGGCACAGTGCGCATAAAGCTGTTTAAAGGCCATGCGCTGGTTGAAGGAAGAAAATCACCGAATTCATTATATGATGAAAAACTTGCAACATACACATCGGATGACGAGTTCGATCAGGCCGCGGCAGTCGGCTTCATCAAACTATGGGGATTGCCGACTGAAGTTCACAGCATGGTTAATAAAAAACAACTTATCAAACAATCCTAA